The genomic segment TTAGATAAGGGAGCGAGTGAAAGGCTGATGGAAGAATGGCTGTCAACACATTTGTCTTCTTCTGCTAGGCACATGAGAAAAGTGTTGACAGAAGAAACGACATCCTGCAGCAAAGCAGAAAGCACCCTGGAAAATGTAGTCTTAcctgaaagaaacacaaggacTTAATAATACCACCGGCATCAGATACAAGCTGGTCCAATTTGTTTGCTGTAATTACACCGAGGTATTAGCCCTAATTTGGGATTTACGTATTGACATCTAAAACCACTACATGCTCCATCGATATAGGCTCGATGCATTAGCAGCCGGTGTCCATTTATCTAGTGTGCTGTCAACGTGATCACAGGGTGCCAAAACTGATCCATCATTTTAAGTTGActatttaaattaaactaattATCAGCTAAATACCTTTTATTAGCCTAACAAAGTGAATCTGAGGAGAGAGATGTGAGTTTTAGGGTGTAATGGATGTGCAacagatgatggtgatggtttctgtactcggtgtgtgtgtgtgtgtgtgtcatttaggGTGTAATATGCGGATGGGGATGAGATCATAGCCCTGTTTAAGAGtcagctgctttgtgtgtgtgtgtgtgtgtgtgtgtgtgtggatctcAGTGTTTCCACTTCACATGGTGCTGACTCACCCTGCTCAGTGTACAGATGAGACTGGAAGGCTATAGTTCTGCTATGTTACTGCAGCTGTTTCATACGAGCTTATTTTATGGTGCTTTTGTTGCACACGAGACTTATtcaagagaaagaaattaagGGTTTGTTGAGTATTTAAATCATATTGTTAAGTCTGtctgtcatcagggttatctcagcttgggcccaatgaaagatgctattgagttgtATTACGGTAGGATGCAGTGTTTTTAAGTTATTACTTTTAGATAAAGTTCTACATAATGTTACACATACCTGGCTGGTTGGGGAACTGGTGTTTTTGCGGCCCCTTTAAGACATTTTATGGATGAACTTGACTTTAATatctcataaaacacacaaaaaagaaataataagacACAAGAAAGAATGATACAATTAGTAATATAATAGCAACAAAACTCTCTCAACTTTGGTTAAAGtatgatcattttgtttgtgaggAAATGAGCTAATATCATCGTATTGATCGCTTTCTCCTGGACTCTCTCAACATGATTTTTACCTTGCTTGTGgaacgtgtgcatgtgtgctttggTGCCTGTACTTGCCTCCTCCTATAacgtctttcctctctctgtctcttcgtGTTTTTCAGATGTACCACTCTGACCACGGTGTTGATTTCCCCGACCTCTCCTTCCAAATCCCTGGCAGCCCTGCAGAGCTAGACCCAGCAAACACAGTGTGAACGCAACCCTTAACACACCACACGTCTACTCCCCCCGTCACCCACACAGGGCCTCCCTCTGCTCCAGTCCCACCCTCCCTCGTCCTGGACCATGGACAGCCCTCCGAAGTTGTCAGGTGAGACCTTGATTGTGCATCATATCCCCCTGGTGCACTGTCAGGTGTCGGGAGGGCGGCAGGGAGGCTGCGGGGGCTCGCTGAAGAGAAGCAACCCGTTTAGCCAGCCGGAGAACCTGGGCTTGAGTCGCACCACGTCCCTCCCCGAGAGAGACGTCCTTCAGAGAGAGGCTCTGCTCTACAGCAGCCTGATCCAGACCTCTAGCGGCTCCTGCTCCTCCCGcaacggagggagagagaggaagggtggCGGGAGAGGAGGCAGCACAGCAAGTGATGATTCATCATTTACCTCGAGCAATTCAGAGGACCAGCTGATTACAGCTCACACGTTACCCAGAGCCAAACCGAGGAACAGGAATCCGTTGCGTCATAATCCGTTCCTGCTGAATACCGAAGATGgcgaggatgaagaagaagaggaggaggaggaagatggtgACAACCTCAGCGGTTACCTTGAAGACTCCTCTTTTCACCTCCACAGTGACACTAACTCTGCCCTCGATGACGGGATGGCTTCTTTCCACTTACACGACCTTGGCTTTGCCTCTGAGCCCTTTCTGTTGCACAGCTCAGTAGGTGGAAGCAGTCGGGAACCCCTGAGGGGCGTAGCCTCGGATCTCTCCAACCACCTGGAGGACCTGGACATTCTAGGACTTGACAGCCAGCGGCGCCATGGCAGCAGCGGTTCCAACATGTCCATGGACTGCGGAGAGCAAGACTGGGGtgatgacgatgaagatgatgatcATCCTATGAGGTGTGGACGAAGCAGCAAGACCGGTTCGtactcctccagctcctccacacAGCACTGCTCCTGCTGCGCACTCTCCCAGAACTACCCTCAGCACTTCCCTGAAGCCTTCTTGGAGCCTTTCGCAGAGTGCCAGCAAGGCTACGGCAGCGACTCCTCCTGCAACAGCTCGGATGGCGTGCTCGTAAACTTCAGCGCTATTTACAACAAGATGAACAACGGTATCCCAGAGAAGCCACCGGTCACTGGGCACACCAACCTCAACAGCTCCACTGACCTCTCCTGCACCTCGTCTGTCTCTGATCCACCAGGAAACCAGCGAGACTCAACCAGAGGGGCTTTCTATTTGGACCTTCACACCTCCCCCACTGAACCTCCCCTATCACAGCAACAACCCCCCTGCCTTGGCAACACCTTCCCTCTCATTCGTGAACCTCACctgtccacctcctccacctgctcctgcGCCGTGGAGCACCAGGGGGCTCTTGACCTCGACGCCAACTGCAACTCCTACCACCCTCCACATTCTGGGTCGTCCGGAGACCTTGCGTCCTGTCTGCAGAGTGAGGCGCGCCTGGTTGTCGCCACCCAGAACTACTACAAGCTGGTCACCTGTGACCTTTCTTCCCAGTCGTCCCCGAGTCCCGCAGGATCCTCGGTCAACAGCTGCTCCGATGAGCACAGCAAGGGCAGCCCCACCCCAACCCAGCCCAGCGAGTACTTCCTGTTCAGGCAGCGAGCTGATGAGGAGGGCGTGtttgaggaagatgaagatggagagTCGCCCAGGGTGAGTGGAGAATCCTACCTCACTAGTTTTAACAATTCGTAATCCATCCAACAGGATAAGTAATGTATACACAGGTTCACACTTTATTGATTTACCgcacatatttatttaaaacaaacaagccagacaTGAGACCGGGTGATAAAGttgatcagatatttcctgatttgaacatttgtttGGCTGCCTGTGATTAGACAACAGTTGATTCAATTTGAGGACATTgggtcatttcatttaaataagaATAAGggtttatatttctcaaagtaaggtTATGAAATAAAGTACCAGTCAGTACCAAAACTCAGtatcaaaaaataaacaataccAAACCCTAATAATGACATATATCATGAAATGCTTAagtttttaattacaatttgcttggaaatttgtaaaatgtatggTGTTATCATATCATCATGATATTATTCTAACAATATTGAAttatcgccccccccccctcgctccaCACAGCCTTGCTGAATAATTGCCTGGTGACATACTGTGGAAGAGACAAAGAATACAGTTTGAAAGAATCCGTTCTACCTCCCGGCTCAGCTGTTGCTGTATTGTTACGTGGTTCTTGGGATTACTTTGCCTCCTCTCATGTGTGGGCGCTCTGGTTGTGAGTTTGCTTGTAAAGTTAATAATCAGGGACTCACAGAGGTGAAACtcgttgttttgtgtgtaaaatagtGCCAGCTAATTGTCTGTAATACAGGACATGACGAAAATGGAGCACAAGAATCCTTGGAAATAAACTGATTTGCTCATTAATTGGAGCATTTGTTATAAAGTAGAATTAAAGATTACTCAGACGATTACATAATCCAAACAAAAcgttttctctcactctttgatttctcttttctttggtaTCTTGAAAAACACAGCTTGCCGCGGGTGGTGTGCATGATTAATCAAGTTTAAGCAGAACATTTAGTTAATTTACACCAACAAGTAATTATTACTTAGCGAAGTGATAAGAAATACAGTCTGAGTAGGTAAGGCGaggaagaatggaagaaatcCAAATAGAAAGCAGAGATTCAAGTGATTTGGTGAAATTACACCAGACTTAACACGGAAGGGAATAATGCAGAACAACATAAAGGCATAAATAGCAACTAAGTGGTATGGAAGTAAATAAACTGCAGGCCCCGTGACAATGACAATAACCCTGAGCTTTAAATATCAGTGACACTGGTATTAGTCTGGTGCTGGCTCATTTTAGTTCCCAGCCACTGTCTAGTGGTTATATCATGTCTGAGGATTATTTTAGCAGTTATGTAGAGCTGAAGGCTACTACTGTCAGTCACCAACTGCCACTGTGTCAAAGAAACCTGGCTTGAAGGCAGTTAAGGCCTTTGATTGATATAGCCCaatgtcacaaatcacaaatttgcctcagggggctttacagtctgtcctcagaccctcgaTTCGGgtaaggaaaaactcccccagAATAAACAATGGTTTACTGTGGATTTGTTGTCCTTTAGGTCTAAACCCAAACCTGGTCGGTAATGTGTTTTATCTGATATACTATTGGAGAAAGTTTGACTGTtgtgttctttctttcctcatttctcttcattcagcgagatgatgatgacgacaatgaagaagaagaggaggaggaggagaagaagaatcaGCAGGCAGCTGGCGGGGCGGAAGCTGCTCCTGCCGTGATCGAAGGCCAGGTGTACGTCAACATCTCCCCTCCCGTGGTTGGCCGGGGCGTCATCGGTGGAGCCTCCTCAGGAAGCCGCCCCCGTTCTCGCAGCTACGACCGCAACCTGGACAAGTCTCCGTCTCCCCGGCTCGGATCTCTGGAGCGCATGTTGAGCTGCCCCGTCCGGCTCAGCGAGGGCGCCGCCCCgaccccgccccctcctccgCGAGTCACCTCCTTCGCTGAGATCGCGAGAAGCAAGCGGAGAAATGGAGGGACAGGGGGAGGGACGGGGGGGTCGCCATCGATGAAGGCAGCTGCAGACCCTTTCTCTTCCACTTACTCCACCCACTCCCACTCCTCTGTGGATTTCTCTCCAATCCTGGAGCAACGTGTGGAGGTCGACAGTCACGGCCCGTCACCTGTACCCTTTACCAGATGTTACAGTCAAGGCAGCATTGAGCGACACCTGGAGGGGGCGAAGGAGACCAGGGCCAAGGCTGAAGGTACGTCACCTCttactatatttattttattatctcttggtttgttattattatttgacaggGAGATTTTTAATTATATGTAATAATGGACAGATGTTACAAAGTAATCCTGTATACAAGATGGATAAAGAACCGCAGATACAACCTCAGATTAAAGCTCCATTTATCAGAGGAACTCGCAAAGAATTGTCTATTTACACAAGCTGTTAGATCAATATTTGTTGATCGGTGCATTCACTGCTGTCTACTCTGCTTCAATTACTAATTAGTAATTTACCTTTTTTAATTGACGTGCTGCCTTTCTTTAAAATATAACCTGCCTTGTGGCTACACTGATGATTGATGATCTTAGCTGAACTTGTCCTTTTATGGCCGTTGAATATTGCTGATTTTGGTGTTGAATTAATGAGCAGATATGTAAGTGGCAAAGATGAAGAATATTGATTCTGAGGAACTGACACAACATGCTGCGACAGAGACTTAATACATCAAAATGGACCCAGAAAGGCCACGTGCTTTACCAACAGCTGTGATTCAAAGGTTAACATTATCATTCTAACATACTGTATAGACTTACTTTATACATGCAACAGATCATATAGtaatacacaaaaaacaaagaataaacagtattttaaacTCAATTCTTCATGGCAtcattcagacaaacacaaacgtTTCCCCAGTCAATGTTTTTGTGGGAGTGTTTGTTCACTTTTTGGACATTTCGTATGTTGTATTTgtggtttatgtgtgtatggTTTTGTTTGATTCTGcatctagacctgctctgtgtgtgtgtgtgtgtgtgtgtgtgagataataTACGCTTGTGCCAGCATGTATAGATGTGCTTCGAACAGAGTGTGTATCCTCAACTCAACTAGAGGGAATGAAGGGTTGAAGTGGGCCGAACGTGCTCTGAATAACAATCaggtgagagaggagataaAGGTGCAGAGAAACCCCCCACTGAGCTCTACCTCAGCatactgagctgtgtgtgtgtgtgtgtgtgtgtgtgtgtgtgtgtgtgtgtgtgtgtgtgtgtgtgtgtgtgtgtgtgtgtgtgtgtgtgtgtgtgtgtgtgtgtgatccagagAGCCTGCAGGCCCGACTCGGCCCAAAAACAAGTGAAGGTCAGAGAAAGTTACAGAAGCTTCTTCGTGCTGACAGAAAAAAGGATgtcacctctctttctctgcaaaacatttacttGCTGTCGtgtcgtgggggggggggggtgactttCAGTGACTTTCATCATGCTAACAAGTTCAAGTTCTTCATTGTCACATGAACAACAAGTACGATGAAGCCGTCACTGGCAATGAGATTCTTAGTTCCCCCAAACAATATGTATAAAAAGGAAATCAAGTAAAAGAGAATCAAAGAGTTGAAATAGCGCAGAATCACAGAAGAAGTGATATCTGGGAAGTGCAGTGCTAAAAGACCACAAATGATTTTAATAAAGAACATGTGTCCCGAGGAGGAGTCTTGTAGGTCTTGGGAACACAACCACTTGCAAACATGTGCAGGCGAGTGCACGAGGCCGCGGGAACGTCTGAACGAGCCGTGAAGTGTGAAGTGAACGGAGCGCACAGAGAAGCAGGGTCCTGGTGCCTGAGACGACGTCTTTTTAAAGCCCAATTCAATTAGATGGCAGAACGTTTTCAGCCACCGTGTCTGTGCTCTGACCCCGATGACGGCTGGAGGACCCGGAAGGCCCCCTATCTGTCCGTCGTATCATCTAATTAAACGGTGAAACAGTTTCTCTCCGTCGAGTACAGAATCATTTATCTGACAAGACTTTTTGCATGAACAGACGCCGCCGTCACCTTATGAAGCTCAGTCTCagctgcatgctgtgtgtgtctggttagataaacacacacacacacacacacacacacacaaacagcgaATGCTTGGAATTCCATTGGAATAAGACCAGGGACAGCGTGCACCAGGAGGGGAACGTCCCAGGAAGCTCCAGCTGTCCCCTTTCACACTCCCATACTCCCAAAAATCATTTTAGGAAggtttgaagaaagaaaaaactctTGTTATGATGATGTTTAATTAACAGAGCAGTCACCCCTGGCTTCTTCAACTAATTATTTAGACTAAACAGGTGTTGGTGTTTGTCCAGAAAGAGGTCACCTTGTCATGTGGTGGTATGCTTTAATTTTTTAtgaaaaatcattttaagaACAAGTgaatttcattgaaatgaataaaaagctGTATTTAGTAATGGTTCAGCCCGCCCTCAGGTCACCATTACCAGCCTCCACAAGTATAACAAAccattttctgcttcatttacTCCGTTTGTTTGCTAgattatgacattttattctCTTCCAAGTTAACATTGTGAATGTCAGTTTTGTAACTCAAGCATTGAATGAGCATGGTACACACAGTATGGACTATATGTAGGTCAGAGTGCAGGAATGTAGGTGTGCATTCCTCGGTCGCCTCCACCCAAAATCTTTTTAACTCCAGTCCAGACGTCCACCAAAGATTTTCAAGCCACGCCTGCAGAACAATTCACTTCTTTACTGTCCATTTCAAAAAGATGTACGTCCACAAGTTAATATTCAAGCCAGGAACATGCATGTGTTAAATCAAAAACTACACATGCCACAAATCCTCAACATGAAGACAGACCCGAGGTCAGTACCCGCCTACCCCGTATGTTCTGTACACCTACAATCACATGGCTGCAGAAAAAGAGCTGAACTGAGTGATCGATTAGTGACAGAAAATCTTAGCTTCGCCTCCAGAACAAAAATCACtcgttccagcttctcaaaggtgaacatttgctggttttcttcgTGATCTATGAAAGTAAACGGTGTGTTttggagaaaacaagacatctgagaAACCGTGATggctattttctgacattcttATTGACCAAACGACGgatcaattaattaaataatctgcagattaagaGATATTGAATGTAATTGTTAGCTGTGTCCCTAATTATCAGATTTCCTCtctacattttcaaatacagcaaagaaaaaaacaatgtaatatgGTGAAGTAATGTAGATATATAACTGCTGTTGCTGAATGTACAGATGTTTCAGTTCAAACGAGGACTTCCCCACCTGCTGTAAGACGTTCAGTTGTTGGACGGGGGCCCGTGACACTAATGAAACGATGATGATATGGAGGGCAGGGGGAAGATTGATAAAGAGATTTGAGGAAATTGTCTCGCACATGCCTCTTTAGTTTCTAATACTATTCATATTGACTGTGATGGTTTAAGATTATAATGAGAGGCTGTGCAGCATCTAAGCACATATATTATTCATCACACTTCACTTCACTCCGCTGCGTCGTACAGGCCTCTGTAAAAGCCTTTGGGAAGCAGCTCGCTCGCTAATGATGCTAACATGAAGTGCGGAGCTGCACAGGAAAAGCCTCTGCTGTCTAATGGGTTCATCtgtaagataaaaaaagaagaagaagaagaagaagagtggaggcAGCGAAGatggaaaagggaaagaggagaggtgggTGAGGAGAGCAAAAGGGAAGAAATGGCAATTAGAGGGATGACGGAGCAGatacaagagagacagagagggagtgttTCTATCCTCCATCCCCAGTGGGAGCTCAGGCCTGCTGGGTGTGtagcctcctctctcctcccccctcccccctccctcctccctcctccgtcatgtttctgcagcagctcaacGTCGCCCTCTGTGGCTGAGGGACGTCGCTGCACCCTGCTCAGGTGGCAGCGGTGGGCCGGCCTTCAGGGTGACAAACAGCTTGCGCAACACCGTCGACGTCACACACGCTTCTGTCTATCATACACTGCAAGCtctagaaacacacacacacacacacacacacacacacagacagaaaaacacacacagatctcagTGGCAGAGAAGAAGTGCAGAAAGAGGCTTCTCCTCGGCGGTGTCTCTCCTGACGCAGTGCCTTCAGGTttagtctatgtgtgtgtctttgtgtgtttctctgaatgtgtgtttgtgtgtgtgtgtgtgtgtgtgtgtgggtgggtgtgtgtgtgtgtgtgtgtgtgtgtgtgggtgggtgggtgtgtgtgtgtgtgtgtgtgtgtgtgtgtgtgtgtgtgtgtgtgtgtgtgtgtgtgtgtgtgtgtgtgtggggactTGGGCCTGAATAGTGGCATGGTTGTCTTTGATAAGGGCTGTTGATCTTTGTGACTCATGACTGGGCAGTTTTCTGttagtctgtgtttgtggtttcagTTCTAACCTTCATGTTTATTCAGTTAAGGATTAGCAGATTAATCAATTCGTcaaaccagaaccagaactAATCCCAGTTATTTGACTGGTTAttcgctggttccagcttctgaaatgagCATTTGCTCTGTTTGATATCATCCTtttggttttgaactgttggttggaaatgagcaatttgaaaatgtgaactttttttctacatttttgactatttcctgacattatatagattaaatgattaattgattaatcagaaCATGATCAGtttaatagaaaatgaaaacatgtattaGTTGTACCCCAAAGTTAAAGACTGAActgaaatattatataataattattatttacaatCTTCTACTGTGGCAAACATCACAGTAAAGGGAACAACTCAActgttgccagtttattaggtccacctacagaaagcccccccccccccaagggtACGCTTTCATTTgaaggctgtagtttgtggtgctgttgaattgtattgtgttgtacTTATTTGTAAAAATATGCTATGACAATCATCACTTGCTGCCTTGATTGCATCACACATATTTCTTCTATTGTTGTCGGAgcaaaaagttttttaaaactTCTACTGTACAAAAACTAACCGGTTCTTTTtattccctccatctcctccatctcgtcTCCATCCGTGCTGCCCCTGTTGTGCTCATCCAGGTGGTCTCTCGAGTTCCTCAGACAGCCGCCCGGGGGTGGTCCGCTACAGAAAGGACCAGCGGCCCACCACCCTCCCCATCCAGCCCTTCACCTTCCACCACCAGTTCGCCTCCAAACCCCCGCAGCCCAAGCCTCTGCTGCCCCTGCTCACAGGCTACGTCTCTGGGATGCAGGCCCGCTCCAGCTCCGGCTCTGGTTCTGACTCTGGAGGTCCGGTGGGGGAGGACAGTGAAGATGCGGCTGACAATGTGCACAGGTACCAGGGGCCTCTGGCCGCAGCAGCCCCTCCTCCTGGCTCAGTTCGTCCTTCCCCTCTCGGGAGCTACTCACCGGTTCGGCTCCAGGGGGCACCCAGCTGTGGGACCTGCTCCACGTGCACCCCAAGCCCTCAGCCACCACACAGCCTCTCCTGCCCACTTTCAGCAGGCCTCGGCCCCCTGCACACCCCACAGACGGGACAGCAGGGAGGGGGTCCAGTGCCGTTACCgtccacccctccacctccatcactcGGGGTGAAGAGAGGGACGGTGCCGCCAATGCTGCCGGCGGTGCAGGGACACTGTTACCATCGTGGAGCTCTGGCCAGTTTACCAGGActccacagtgacacactgagCCCGCTGGGCTGCCTGGACTCTGGAAATCACATGGAGGGAAGCAAAGGACCCGGAGCCAGAACACATAATGGTAGGTTCCGAAATAATTCCAGTGTGTCCGTAAAGAATTATTCACAAGGTTTTCTCACGATTCTTGTTCTTGAAGGAAATAAAGGCTGAAATCTTAAACTGTATACCAAAGCAAACTTTATAAAGGAGCAGTTAAGATAAGCCTGCGTTAGTTACATGGCTCAATGGTaggataataaaaaaatacttcatcGGGGTTCAAAACTGTTTTGCTTTGTATACACATAAAAGTGCAAAACGCACAATCAGTCACCATTTTTTGAGTGTCCATTTTTAGTGTCAGTCCCATTCATCACGTTATATACAGACCTCACAAGTTCCAATATACTTTTGCTGCTGGGTTCACTTTTTCAAACTGTACCAtctacttttttctttcaactTCTTTGTGACTGTGGTCATCTTTCCCGTTTTGTTCTTCTTTATCATTGTACtttacatttgctttcttgcaccTATCAGTCTCTTGACGATGGAATCAGTCAACAGGTTTACATAGAAAGGAACTAAAGCGTTAACTGCTGCTCTAAAGTTAGTAAAGTGTCACACGCCTGCTTTGATATCACTTGTTTGTGGTGCACATGATGGAAAGCTCACAGCGAGCCGAGCGGCGGAGGGTTTCTTCCCCGTTTGATTCTGAATTGGTTCACCTTCCTCGCCGGCTTTGACCAAAGAATGAAACACGGTCATTTGGGAAGTTATTAAATTCAATGTAATTCAGTGTTTGAAAAGAAGCTAAGCTCTTGTACATTCTTactgttgtctttttctctttcttctctcccttcatGAATGGACTTAAATCTTCTCCTTCACCTTTTCTCTCATATATTTCTTTTATCCATCTCCTCAATAATCCATCCTTTAACCCCAAACCAACCACAAAACCCTTGACCCTAACCCTGACACCTCCCCGCCCCTACAGCACACCACCTCTCTCCCCAGGCTCTCAAATGGAGGGAGTACCGTCGTCGAAACCCTCTGGGAGTGGAGAGGGTCTCAGGATCAGGCCCCCACTCCGGTAACCTGGAACCCCGACGGGGCGGGGGACCGCGACCTGCCAGACGGAACGTGTTCGATTTCCCTTCAGCCCTCTCTGGCCACACGCTGGGACGGTTACATGGTGCTCATGATTTTACTGACAGTGTTGGAATGAACGCAGGATTATGAGGATATTTGAAAAGTAGACTTGGATTCTTAAAGTACTTCTACTTTTTATTAAGGAGTTCCAAATCCAAAGAAAGCATTATGTGCAGGGTTCCTCTGAGAACGACTATGTTAGAGGTTCATAAAGGCGCTCCTCAAAGTCTCACCTGCATTCTTAAGGATCCGTAAAGGCTTCTCATGCTTTtaaaagtggtgtgtgtgtttgtacagtatgtgtgtgtgatcatctgtgtgtgtgtgtgtgtgtgtgtctcagcagtGGGCCAATCAGCTAAGCTGCAGCACAGCTACAGCGACTTCCTGCCGGACTACTTCTCCCTGACCGAGAAGCCTCCGGAGGAGTTCTGCCTCTCCCCCGACGCTtcaacttcctcctcctcctcctgctcttcctcacAGTCCCACATCTCTGTGGACCTGACGCAGAagagaggtgagtgtgtgtgtgcatgatagACAGCGACAGCAGGAATCAGTGGGAAATCTCTAAATATTGAATTGCCAGTTAGAGTTAGTACTGATGCAGTACTCCACATGACCACCAGGAACCAGTTTAATCCTGCACCAAAAAATCCCTGTTCTCATCTCTGAGAGGGTTTTCCAGTACTGGACTGactggtcaaacacacacaagcctctAGACTGGTACAACATACGTGCAGCGTTCATTCAGGCTGTTTAATTCAGAGATTTAACAAAAGAATCTCatctttcagccacatctcgGTGCTCAGTTGTTATGGAAATAGATTCATTTTCATGACGTGACCCGAGTACATGATTGATCCAATGCGGCTACATACATAAGTTATAATTCAGCTCAGACCTTTGCATTCCAGCATCGTGCGACAGTAAAGTATGAACAAGGACTTGGAGTTGCTGTCCTGTCCTCTGCACAAGTTGCATCTGaagcaaacaaatgtttgtcatgATTTAgttccagagagagagacctgacCATGTGTTGCATGTCTTATTACCTTTGTacta from the Enoplosus armatus isolate fEnoArm2 chromosome 4, fEnoArm2.hap1, whole genome shotgun sequence genome contains:
- the rusc2 gene encoding AP-4 complex accessory subunit RUSC2 — translated: MDSPPKLSGETLIVHHIPLVHCQVSGGRQGGCGGSLKRSNPFSQPENLGLSRTTSLPERDVLQREALLYSSLIQTSSGSCSSRNGGRERKGGGRGGSTASDDSSFTSSNSEDQLITAHTLPRAKPRNRNPLRHNPFLLNTEDGEDEEEEEEEEDGDNLSGYLEDSSFHLHSDTNSALDDGMASFHLHDLGFASEPFLLHSSVGGSSREPLRGVASDLSNHLEDLDILGLDSQRRHGSSGSNMSMDCGEQDWGDDDEDDDHPMRCGRSSKTGSYSSSSSTQHCSCCALSQNYPQHFPEAFLEPFAECQQGYGSDSSCNSSDGVLVNFSAIYNKMNNGIPEKPPVTGHTNLNSSTDLSCTSSVSDPPGNQRDSTRGAFYLDLHTSPTEPPLSQQQPPCLGNTFPLIREPHLSTSSTCSCAVEHQGALDLDANCNSYHPPHSGSSGDLASCLQSEARLVVATQNYYKLVTCDLSSQSSPSPAGSSVNSCSDEHSKGSPTPTQPSEYFLFRQRADEEGVFEEDEDGESPRRDDDDDNEEEEEEEEKKNQQAAGGAEAAPAVIEGQVYVNISPPVVGRGVIGGASSGSRPRSRSYDRNLDKSPSPRLGSLERMLSCPVRLSEGAAPTPPPPPRVTSFAEIARSKRRNGGTGGGTGGSPSMKAAADPFSSTYSTHSHSSVDFSPILEQRVEVDSHGPSPVPFTRCYSQGSIERHLEGAKETRAKAEGGLSSSSDSRPGVVRYRKDQRPTTLPIQPFTFHHQFASKPPQPKPLLPLLTGYVSGMQARSSSGSGSDSGGPVGEDSEDAADNVHRYQGPLAAAAPPPGSVRPSPLGSYSPVRLQGAPSCGTCSTCTPSPQPPHSLSCPLSAGLGPLHTPQTGQQGGGPVPLPSTPPPPSLGVKRGTVPPMLPAVQGHCYHRGALASLPGLHSDTLSPLGCLDSGNHMEGSKGPGARTHNAHHLSPQALKWREYRRRNPLGVERVSGSGPHSGNLEPRRGGGPRPARRNVFDFPSALSGHTLGRLHVGQSAKLQHSYSDFLPDYFSLTEKPPEEFCLSPDASTSSSSSCSSSQSHISVDLTQKRGLVKAVNTAVDLIVAHFGTSRDPDVKAKLGNSWVSPNVGHLILKYLCPALHEVLQDGLKAYVLDLIIGQRRCQPWSLVEASTQLGPSTRVLHSLFSKVSQYSELTSHSMRLNAFIFGLLNLKSLEFWFSHLYTHEDIVAAHYNPWGFLPLSQGACQPLFEELLLLLQPLSLLPFDLDLLFEPHLLQKGQEHLRRKEQLCSAGQSVDQSTRSTFQLMRGWSTTVSEMVRDSSAEVKKERAVLRREGTWPRMEGVGSRREGAGVSSRSRKDGATTESMTAGPVSRQATMDVGFANLWKERGVGGQRVKGVGQESQGEGEDGPEKDRRKEKEKDMADEGRQRQDRQAGWWYQLMQSSQVYIDQSTEGSKFVKTEKRKKSSERRQGQLPPTREGVVEGAESRQEGEGHRSRKSSSSSNGESAGSRGRHSWMGSPPESVVNQEKDSKPLKVAGTGAQAAAQEESPSQGQSLRWGRLFGSSVGSPSRVEGAEQRGKAQTTRPPSGWLSLDRSVLDLVAQTIGAGSGKKAEPPATPTHAQTTPPPRSTQPTEAKKQAPCEVRALCHHIATEPGQLSFNKGDVLRVLSKADPDWLLCSLGSTQGLVPIIYVTLKSMEDSQDVAGLGQC